In the Buchnera aphidicola (Thelaxes suberi) genome, AGGAGGTATTGGAAAAAGTCATTTAGTTAAAGAAATTGATGCTCTTGGGGGTATTATGGGATTGGCAATTGATCAATCCGGAATACAATTTAAAATACTAAATACAAGAAAAGGCATTGCTGTACGATCAACTAGAGCTCAAGCAGACCGTGTACTATATTCAAAATTTGTACAACAATATTTAAAACAACATGCTAAGTTGACAATTTTAGAACAAGAAGTTAATGATATAATTATAAAAAATAACAATGTTATAGGTGTAAAAACAAAACACAATAATTTATTTTTTTCTAAATCAGTTGTATTAACTACTGGTACTTTTTTAGGAGGAAAAATACATATAGGAGATAAAACTACAATAGGAGGTAGAAAAGGAGATATTTCATCTATTCCATTAGCTTTAAAATTACGAGAATTACCTTTAAAAGTAGGAAGATTAAAAACAGGAACACCTCCTAGATTAGCATTAAAAAGTATAAATTTTAAAAATTTAAAAAAACAAAACGGAGATTTTCCTCTACCTTATTTTTCTTTTTTAAAAAAAAATTGTATAAGACCAGCTCAAATTCCATGTTTTTTAACTTTTACTAATAATGAAACACATGAAATAATATATGAAAACATAAATAAAAGCGCAATTTATAATGGTAAAATTATAGGAATTGGACCTAGATATTGTCCATCTATAGAAGATAAAGTCATGCGTTTTAAAGATAAAAATCGTCACCAAATATTTCTTGAACCTGAAGGTTTAAAATCAGAATTAATTTATCCAAATGGAATTTCTACTAGTCTACCTTTTTCTATTCAAAAAAAAATAATTCATTCAATTGAAGGATTAGAAAACGCTGAAATTGTCCAACCAGGTTATGCTGTTGAATATGATTATTTTAACCCAAAAGATCTAAAGTTAAATTTAGAAAGTAAATATATAAACGGTTTATTTTTTGCTGGTCAAATTAATGGAACAACTGGATATGAAGAAGCAGCTGCGCAAGGATTATTAGCTGGTATCAATGCAGCCCGGTTTTCAAACAACTTAGAACCATGGTTTCCTCGTAGAGATCAAGCATATTTAGGAGTCATGATTGATGATTTATGTACACAAGGCATTACAGAACCATACCGTATTTTTACTTCTAGAGCAGAATATCGGTTATCATTAAGAGAAAATAATGCTGATTTAAGATTAACAAAAATAGGTAAAAAATTAAATCTTATTGATACAAAACGTTGGTTACGTTATATTGAAAAAATAGAAAATATTGAAAAATATCAAACCATTTTAAAAAAAAATATTTGTTTTAAAAAATCTGAAAATGCTAAAAGTATTTTTGTATTTACTACATTAAATATAAAAGAAAATATTACTTACTTTGATTTACTAAAAAGACCTGAATTGAGCATTCATACATTAATAAACTTAAATTTAATTAAAAATAAAAATTTAGATATAGAAGCATTAGAAGAATTAGAAACAAATATAAAATATCATGGTTATATTTTAAGACAAAAAAAAGAAATTATACGTCAAATATTATATGAAAAATCTTTATTACCTATTAATTTTGACTATAATCAAATTAAAGGATTATCTAAAGAAGTTATATCGAAATTAAATACTTCACAGCCTTTTTCTTTAGGACAAGCATCTCGTATCGAAGGTATTACCCCTGCTGCATTATCTATTTTACTTATTTATATAAAAAATAATTTTTTTTTAAATAAATATTAAAAATAATAAATAAAAATAATTAATGTTCCATTTAAATATTAAATTTTAAAAAATTAAAAAAACAATATATTTAATTATTAAAAATTATTTATTTTTATAAACAAAAATTATTATTATTTAATAATAAAAAATTATGCTAATTATCAGTTATCTAAATAAACTCAATTATCAATATTAAAAAAATAAAAATTATATTTTAAATATAGATATTTATTTGTAATAAATTAAAAAAAATAAATTAAATAATTTTTATAAAAAAATATATATAAAATTTTATTAATAATTAATATATTTAACATATTAAAAATTAATAATTGTTTATGATTAATAAAAATGCATTTTTATTAATCATAAACAATGTAATATATTTATGCATTATATTTAAATAATTATGATGCTTTATTATATAAATATATAAGCTAATATTTTATAAAAATATATAAACAAATCAAATAATACAGGGCATATAAACCAATGTTTTTTAGACAAATATCTACTCCTCAAGAGTATATTAGTCATCATTTACAACATG is a window encoding:
- the mnmG gene encoding tRNA uridine-5-carboxymethylaminomethyl(34) synthesis enzyme MnmG — protein: MTKLNNFQVIIIGGGHAGTEAASASARMGYKTLLLTQKKKNIGCLSCNPSIGGIGKSHLVKEIDALGGIMGLAIDQSGIQFKILNTRKGIAVRSTRAQADRVLYSKFVQQYLKQHAKLTILEQEVNDIIIKNNNVIGVKTKHNNLFFSKSVVLTTGTFLGGKIHIGDKTTIGGRKGDISSIPLALKLRELPLKVGRLKTGTPPRLALKSINFKNLKKQNGDFPLPYFSFLKKNCIRPAQIPCFLTFTNNETHEIIYENINKSAIYNGKIIGIGPRYCPSIEDKVMRFKDKNRHQIFLEPEGLKSELIYPNGISTSLPFSIQKKIIHSIEGLENAEIVQPGYAVEYDYFNPKDLKLNLESKYINGLFFAGQINGTTGYEEAAAQGLLAGINAARFSNNLEPWFPRRDQAYLGVMIDDLCTQGITEPYRIFTSRAEYRLSLRENNADLRLTKIGKKLNLIDTKRWLRYIEKIENIEKYQTILKKNICFKKSENAKSIFVFTTLNIKENITYFDLLKRPELSIHTLINLNLIKNKNLDIEALEELETNIKYHGYILRQKKEIIRQILYEKSLLPINFDYNQIKGLSKEVISKLNTSQPFSLGQASRIEGITPAALSILLIYIKNNFFLNKY